AGAGGAGGGGACGAAGAGGACCAGCAGGGTGCTAAGAATCAGTCAGTTGGATGCGCTTGAACTCAACAAGGCTCTGGAGCAGCTCGTGTGGTCCCAGTTCACTCAGTGCTTTCACGGATTCAAGCCCGGCCTGTTAGCCCGCTTCGAACCGGAGGTGAAAGCATTCCTGTGGCTTTTCTTGTGGAGATTCACCATCTACTCCAAAAATGCCACTGTGGGACAGTCGGTTTTGAATATTCAGTACAAAAACGATTTTTCCCCGAACCCGAGATATCAGCCACCTAGTCGGAATCAAAAGCTCTGGTATGCTGTCTGTACGATTGGTGGGAAGTGGCTAGAAGAACGATGCTATGACTTGTTTCGAAACCCTCATTTAGCCTCATTCAGGAAAGCCAAGCAGTGTGTGAATTTTGTGGTTGGAATTTTGAAATTAGGTGGGTTgattaatttcttgattttccttCAGAGGGGCAAGTTTGCAACTTTGACGGAACGTCTGCTAGGCATTCGTTCTGTATTTTGCAAGCCCCAAAACATACGTGAAGTCGGCTTTGAGTATATGAATAGGGAACTTCTGTGGCATGGTTTTGCTGAgttcctgatttttctcttacCGCTCATCAATATCCAAAAGTTGAAGGCCAAGTTATCTTCGTGGTGTATCCCTCTCACTGGTGCTCCTAATGGTGACAGTACGTTAGCTACCAGCGGCAGACAGTGTTCTCTGTGTGGAGAGTGGCCCACCATGCCTCACACCATAGGGTGTGAGCACATCTTCTGTTACTACTGCGTGAAGAGTAGTTTCTTATATGACATGTACTTCACGTGTCCTAAGTGTGGCACAGAGGTACACAGTCTGCAGCCACTGAAGTCAGGAATCGAGATGTCAGAAGTGAATGCTCTTTAGAAACTAAACTTGTTTCCTCTGAGGAAAACTGTGTTATGTTTATTAGTCATCCCAAGTATACGTTTAAGTGTCTTCTCAGGAGGGTGTGTGCTTCTCAGCCACGGGCTTCTGTTCCTTTCCAGGCATGACTAAATTCTAATCACTGGAAACCACATGCttctaaaaatattatgtaaacaataatgttttattttttaaaaatatcattgccTTCACTTTGGATTGTCAAGAATAATGGACAGTTCTTGTCAGATGGCTACCATGAGTGCTCCTTCATTTTGCTACTTCCTGGAAAGAGGTTGgactctaaaaataaaagaatttggaGACTCTAGGGAGAGTGTGCATTTATTTTCAGAGAAGGCATTCTAACTTTATAGGCAGGTAACATCAGATAACAGCATTAAGATTTGCTGGCCCAGTTGTGGCTTTTCTCTGAAGCCAATTTTTAAGGGGTTTGGTCAGCCTCATTCTCAGGCAAAATGATGGCCGCCCGAAGCTCAAGACATGTTCTACCAGCTTTCTGATCTCACTAGAATGAGAGCTTCTTGCCTGATTTTTGCAGCAAAGTCCAGGAGCTGGCTGTCATTGGTCTGCCTGGGATTATGTGCACATTCCTGAACCAGCATGGAAAAATACTGCTTCCAGTTGCCTAAATGTGGGTGACTCCCTTATGTATACCACATGAAcctcagggaggagagaaggccaTTCACCACAGGAAACTGAGGTACTGCTATGGGAATGTTGGATGCTGAACGGGTAAAAACAGTAGATCCCTACTCGAGTCTGCATTTACCTTCTTCATACCCAAAGTCTCCATGCAGTCCTTCATTTTACCAGTAAGCTCATTTGGTAAGCGCGTTAATAGGTAACTGAATGGTTGTCTTAGATTGctaattgaaatttaaaagattaaataaataaggtCAATGAGATTTTGTTGTACCAGCAATTTTGTTATATTGTGTAGATAGTGAATTCTGAGAAGTGCCCATATTGTCTAATTTTAACACAAAAACGCAGTACTTTACATATATGCTAACTAACAGAGTTGTCAATattatagtagttttatttttttcccacagaTCCTACTGGCACTTAGtacaatatatgttttttaaaatttttcatttttatttaatgtctgCCACTCCCACTAAGCGATAACCCCCATGAGGTCAGAGACTATGACAGTTTTGCTCATCACTGGATAACCAGAGCCCACCTCTTAGTTCCAATGTACCAGTAGAGACATTGTGTTAGCCAAAGGACTAAACCTGACTCACAGATTGGGTTCTGCAGAAGCAGATGTTGAAAGGGGTTTGAGTGCAAGATACCCATTAGGGATCCACACCTGTGAAAGGAAATGGCAAAGTAGGAGtgggcaaaagaaataaaactgtaatgCAGGCCTGATGGCCTCGGCCCACTTGGAGAGAGCTCTGGAGCTAGTCTTGTCTGTCAGTGTCCTGGATTGGGCCAAAGTAGTCAAGCCTTTCTACCTACACCTGTCAGTCACGGGATGTGAGCTGATCTGGAAAGGGCATGACCTCAGGCACGGCAGCTCTCTGCTCCTGAGGCcaaccctgaaggagctgaaagCTGGAGGCAGCCTGCTGACCCTGTTCTCCACAGCTGGGCAACAAGTCCATTCTTGAAGGAGGAGCGAGGTGGTCCTCGTAGTGTGTCCCACATCTAATACTGTCTTTCCATTGGTTTTCTTTATAgttcccctttttttgtttttcttgcttgtaAAGATGACAGGTAGTGTTCAACTTCTAGTCAGTGGGTTTATGACTGACTTGTACACTCAAGTGCTGCCTCAAAGAGCCCCCCTTGCTGCAGAGACCCAGGCCTGCTGGCCATGTTACTGTGACAGCCCCAGACTTCCGTCCTGCCTCCCTGTGCGCTGCCGGGAGACTTGCTTTAACACTTGTGCTCCTGTTCCCACTCCCAGCAGCCTCAGGGCTCAAGGTTGAGGATAATTGGGTCATTTAGCTCTAGGATATGTTTCCATTTTAGCCTCAAGAACCTATCCATCAGCTGTGAGTGACCCTTCTGGGAAAATAAGAACTCAGTCCTgactgaggaggaggcagaaattcctttctggagagaaaaaagccacttCACCAGCCATGGCACTTCgtggccagccaggagcaatcctgAGGTaaacagccttccctggaggagtgggagacCTAAGCAGGGGAGCATTACTGCTAtgagcatcctttggactcagcacaaccaaaaTGAGTGTTATAATGTctagctttgctggctattaacaacaacagggaatacccccagaaaagctatcagaaataagggggaaaaaacagctCTTAAAGAGCCCATGCccaaattcactcattttggaaagcaagctaaaatcaccaaaaagaaaggtgcacagacctttggtgaaaagagactcacctgataggcgctagctgcatctcagtgagagatgaaacctctccagggactgagacaatGGCAGCAGCTGTTAATGTGACCtggtacaggtgtgctgacacagaacCCGGCAGACGCCATTGGAATTCTTCCCCTGGtttgttagcccagggtctgcccccaccctcactagagtactgatttaatccagctcagccagggcaggcagcctgccctatgGACTGACCCTACCCatcagcaagcccttgggcaacttgtgggcatGCATAGACTGAATGCCTTAATCATCTGCAGCCCaatgagtgggtctgcctctgaaTGGCAGGCCGTGCATGAGGAACGGATGGAGTATGTGGGGCATTGGTAGAGTATGTGCGGCCTCTGCAGTGAAGTGACTAGGTCCACTTCATGGGGTCAGACCCGCTCACAAGGCAGCACTGTGTTGATgatgtgtgtggccctgtgggcagtgggacttgtcagctgcagaagacacgtgattctcaaacagccacatagggcaTCAGCCCCACATTCCAAAGCCTAAAACAACAGGGTGCTTCTGTGCTTGTGACCAGCCCTaatcagctgcaatcctgagagagctgataacagctttgcaggctggaggcctacagcaagtgtgagcccctgagcctagcaaccagcaaCACTGGGGGCcaactcacttaacagaaaaactgcaacaggagtgtgatAATAGGCCTTGCAGCCAACTATACTGGGGCTTCCTAtgctgataaagtgactgaagggtccatagcagccactcACAGCTGAGAATTGCAAACacccagccagggggacagcctggcctccctgggcatctgcagtaagagcaaccctgacCCAACataaggacacatgtagcccataCAGGGGTCACTCCTTAGAATATTTGGAACttgtgacaagagggaagcacactgctggccttcataaggcatctcttacataaggccacctttCCAAGATCAGAAtatgtagctgacccacctaatacatagatataagtgcagaggaagaagcaaaatgaggaggcaaaggaatacattccaagtaagggaacaggacaaaactccagaaaaagaactaaatgaaacagaaataagcaacaatAAACTCTGACAAAGTGTTAAAACAAGAAGTCATAGGGATGCTCACTGAtgttgggagaagaatggatgaactcagtgagaacatcaacaaatagttggaaaatataaaaaagaaccaatcagaagtgaagaatacaatactggaaataaaaaattcgCTAGAGGCATTCAACAGCAAAGTAGATGATATataagaatggatcagcaagctagacgaaagactagaagaaatcacccaagctgaacaaataaaagaaaaaagaactggaaagaatGAGGACAGTTTGAGGGACCTcagggacaacatcaagtgcactaacattcatattataggtgatccagaaggagaagagagagacaaagggccagagaatctatttgaagaagtaataactgaaagctttcctaacctaaggaaggaaacagacatccaggtattggaagcacagagagcaccaaacaaaataaacccaaaaaggCCCACGCAAgacacattttaatgaaaatgtccaaaattaaatataaagacagaatcctaaaagctgcaaga
This genomic interval from Equus przewalskii isolate Varuska chromosome 8, EquPr2, whole genome shotgun sequence contains the following:
- the PEX2 gene encoding peroxisome biogenesis factor 2, with product MASREEGTKRTSRVLRISQLDALELNKALEQLVWSQFTQCFHGFKPGLLARFEPEVKAFLWLFLWRFTIYSKNATVGQSVLNIQYKNDFSPNPRYQPPSRNQKLWYAVCTIGGKWLEERCYDLFRNPHLASFRKAKQCVNFVVGILKLGGLINFLIFLQRGKFATLTERLLGIRSVFCKPQNIREVGFEYMNRELLWHGFAEFLIFLLPLINIQKLKAKLSSWCIPLTGAPNGDSTLATSGRQCSLCGEWPTMPHTIGCEHIFCYYCVKSSFLYDMYFTCPKCGTEVHSLQPLKSGIEMSEVNAL